One segment of Rhodopirellula baltica SH 1 DNA contains the following:
- the hpnC gene encoding squalene synthase HpnC, producing MADSRAECRAIAKASRENFLVATCLLPRAVRQPFYDLYAFCRTADDLADESGTPEKAVQALAEYRQAVAAMYSAKRQDGQIAGIFVALADTVHRFSIPRQLLDDLLDAFVQDQSVVRYRDEEQLLDYCRRSANPVGRMILRLADADSDENVLLSDEICTALQLVNFWQDVSRDRLIGRVYLPQSIMHRFGFEEETIRRGLDSGQTTPSEVREAIKFLCERTRERFHRGVPLVDLVPGWLSADLKLFVEGGLATVDAIEAIDFDVLRVRPVVRRSTQLRLLGQAMWQRFRSGRVRGETSR from the coding sequence TTGGCGGATTCGCGAGCCGAATGCCGGGCGATTGCGAAAGCGAGCCGGGAGAATTTTCTCGTGGCGACTTGTTTGTTGCCGCGCGCTGTAAGGCAGCCTTTCTACGATTTGTATGCCTTTTGCCGCACGGCAGATGATCTCGCCGATGAGTCGGGAACGCCAGAAAAAGCCGTCCAAGCGTTGGCGGAGTATCGGCAGGCGGTTGCGGCGATGTATTCGGCTAAACGGCAAGACGGCCAAATCGCCGGCATTTTTGTGGCGTTGGCGGACACGGTGCATCGATTCTCGATTCCTAGGCAATTGCTGGATGATCTCTTGGACGCATTTGTCCAGGATCAATCGGTCGTGCGTTACCGCGACGAAGAACAATTGCTTGATTACTGTCGCCGGTCGGCCAATCCGGTCGGGCGAATGATCCTGCGACTCGCGGATGCGGATAGCGATGAAAATGTGTTGTTGTCCGACGAAATTTGCACGGCGCTTCAGTTGGTGAATTTTTGGCAAGATGTTTCGCGGGACCGCTTGATCGGTCGGGTGTATCTCCCGCAGTCGATCATGCACCGGTTCGGGTTTGAAGAAGAAACCATTCGCCGGGGTTTGGATTCGGGGCAAACCACTCCGAGCGAAGTTCGCGAGGCGATCAAGTTCCTGTGCGAACGAACACGAGAACGCTTTCACCGCGGGGTGCCCTTGGTGGATCTGGTTCCGGGTTGGTTGAGTGCGGACCTAAAGTTATTCGTCGAGGGCGGTCTCGCAACCGTCGACGCGATTGAAGCGATTGATTTTGACGTGTTAAGAGTTCGTCCGGTCGTTCGTCGTTCAACGCAACTGCGATTGCTCGGTCAAGCGATGTGGCAACGGTTTAGGTCAGGACGTGTTCGTGGAGAAACATCGCGATGA
- a CDS encoding phytoene/squalene synthase family protein yields MTSDHKQLMSSYAAVRRISRRSGSSFYRSFWLLPRAKRDAMSALYAFARVTDDLGDCDEPLALRRSWLQWWRQTTAMNLIGEGSQPIRLADGVENIPPNSSVDLVRHATEIMPALRHAADRYQIPSRYLLEIIDGVMADQQKNRFDTFEQLEHYCYLVASAVGIACLHIWGFRSPLPMQAAVDCGLAFQLTNILRDVSEDAARGRIYLPRQHYEQHGLEEDDLLNPRKDARLRCLLLDETRRAAELFDSGWRVWDSLHDDGRPMFSMMWRTYRKLLQRIIDDPDAVVSRRVSLGMRDRIGIVSHHFVGPLYRRLPVPPLELMTVEEPVSTRGDEPV; encoded by the coding sequence ATGACATCTGACCACAAACAACTGATGTCCAGCTACGCGGCGGTGCGAAGAATTTCGCGTCGGTCGGGAAGCAGCTTTTATCGCTCGTTTTGGTTGTTGCCGCGAGCGAAACGCGACGCGATGTCGGCGCTGTATGCCTTCGCGCGCGTGACCGATGATTTGGGTGACTGCGACGAACCGCTTGCTTTGCGTAGAAGTTGGCTGCAATGGTGGCGTCAAACCACGGCGATGAATCTAATCGGAGAAGGAAGCCAGCCGATCCGATTGGCGGATGGTGTCGAGAACATTCCTCCCAATTCGTCCGTCGATTTGGTTCGACATGCCACGGAGATCATGCCAGCACTGCGGCATGCGGCAGATCGCTATCAAATACCCTCTCGATATCTACTCGAGATTATCGATGGCGTGATGGCGGATCAACAGAAGAACCGGTTTGATACGTTTGAGCAACTTGAACACTATTGTTACTTGGTCGCTTCAGCGGTTGGAATCGCGTGTTTGCATATTTGGGGCTTCCGTTCGCCGTTGCCGATGCAAGCCGCCGTGGACTGCGGTTTGGCATTCCAGTTGACCAATATTTTGCGAGATGTCAGTGAAGACGCCGCGCGGGGACGGATTTATCTTCCTCGTCAGCACTATGAACAACATGGTTTAGAAGAAGATGATCTGTTGAATCCGCGAAAAGACGCGAGGCTGCGTTGTTTGTTGCTCGACGAAACCCGTCGCGCGGCGGAGCTGTTTGATTCAGGGTGGCGTGTTTGGGATTCGTTGCACGACGATGGTCGCCCAATGTTCAGCATGATGTGGCGGACGTATCGGAAACTGTTGCAGCGGATCATTGATGATCCGGATGCTGTGGTCTCTCGTCGTGTCTCGCTCGGGATGCGGGATCGAATTGGCATCGTGTCTCATCATTTTGTGGGGCC